Proteins co-encoded in one endosymbiont 'TC1' of Trimyema compressum genomic window:
- a CDS encoding HdeD family acid-resistance protein: MEKVEKGWLSLVIGIAFIILGIVFMFNSNAAMNILNICISVVFIIAGVLTLIEFFRVRKIVNSYWLLFVAIMVLLIGIVLLFNVNVLAVLLPMILAIIIFAMGLLLFTAFGFKRTYFSSWWIFLIAAIISIVFALIIFFNLSIGAATITFFSGLYFLFVGCVSIGSFFRR, from the coding sequence GTGGAAAAAGTAGAAAAAGGTTGGCTTAGTTTAGTAATAGGCATTGCATTTATTATTTTAGGAATTGTATTTATGTTTAATTCTAATGCAGCAATGAATATTTTAAATATCTGTATTAGTGTTGTATTTATTATAGCAGGTGTCTTAACTTTAATAGAGTTTTTTAGAGTTAGAAAAATTGTAAATAGTTATTGGCTCTTGTTTGTCGCTATTATGGTTTTATTAATAGGGATAGTACTTTTATTTAATGTTAATGTACTAGCAGTTCTTTTACCAATGATTTTAGCAATTATTATTTTTGCTATGGGCTTATTATTATTTACTGCTTTTGGTTTTAAAAGAACTTACTTTTCCAGTTGGTGGATTTTCTTAATTGCAGCAATTATTTCTATTGTGTTTGCTTTAATAATATTTTTCAACCTATCAATTGGTGCAGCAACTATCACATTTTTTAGTGGTCTTTACTTTCTATTTGTTGGTTGTGTTTCTATTGGATCATTTTTTCGTAGATAG